A single window of Hyla sarda isolate aHylSar1 chromosome 2, aHylSar1.hap1, whole genome shotgun sequence DNA harbors:
- the CNGA3 gene encoding cyclic nucleotide-gated cation channel alpha-3 isoform X5, with protein MFLTSLLSRDPSHTSDGFSKKNDQNAANENKEQKKEEKKDAKNDDKKENEKKREVFVVDPASNYYYRWLSIISVPVLYNWCFLVCRACFDELQKNNIVMWMILDYSADAVYIMDTLVRFRTGFLEQGLLVKEAKKLKEYYTKTLQFKLDMLSLLPTDVAYFKVGFNYPELRFNRLLRFSRMFEFFDRTETRTNYPNMFRIGNLVLYILIIIHWNACIYFAISKAIGFGTDTWVYPNISHPEYGRLARKYIYSLYWSTLTLTTIGETPPPVKDVEFLFVVFDFLIGVLIFATIVGNVGSMISNMNASRADFQSKIDSIKQYMQFRNVSKDLEARVIKWFDYLWTNKKTMDEKEVLKNLPDKLKAEIAINVHLDTLKKVRIFQDCEAGLLVELVLKLRPQVYSPGDYICRKGDIGREMYIIKEGKLAVVADDGVTQFVVLSDGSYFGEISILNIKGSKSGNRRTANIRSIGYSDLFCLSKDDLMEALTEYPEAKSVLEEKGRQILMKDGLIDEEAAKAGSDPKDTEEKVERLETAFDSLQTRFARLLADYNSTQLKLKQRITKVEKRIQERNLGNDNTSDGADSAPETGRAEDNDNDK; from the exons ATGTTTTTGACCAGCTTGTTGTCTAGAGACCCTTCTCACACATCGGATGGATTCAG CAAAAAGAATGATCAGAACGCTGCCAATGAGAACAAAgagcaaaaaaaagaagaaaaaaaggatgcaaaaaaTGATGATAAAAAGGAAAATGA AAAGAAAAGAGAAGTATTTGTAGTTGATCCAGCCAGTAACTATTACTACAGATGGTTGTCAATCATCTCTGTACCTGTGCTTTATAACTGGTGCTTTCTTGTGTGCAG AGCCTGTTTTGATGAACTTCAGAAAAATAACATAGTCATGTGGATGATACTGGATTACAGTGCAGATGCCGTATACATTATGGACACACTAGTAAGATTCAGAACAG GTTTCCTTGAACAAGGCTTGCTAGTGAAAGAAGCTAAGAAGTTAAAGGAATACTACACAAAGACTTTGCAGTTTAAACTAGATATGTTATCACTGTTGCCAACCGATGTAGCCTACTTCAAAGTGGGATTCAACTACCCAGAACTACGTTTCAACCGTTTATTACGCTTTTCAAGGATGTTTGAGTTTTTCGATCGCACGGAAACTAGAACCAATTACCCCAACATGTTCCGCATTGGGAACCTAGTTCTTTATATTCTGATTATCATACACTGGAATGCATGCATTTACTTTGCAATTTCTAAAGCCATTGGGTTTGGAACTGACACATGGGTCTATCCTAATATTTCCCATCCAGAATATGGTCGCCTTGCACGGAAATATATTTACAGTCTTTACTGGTCAACACTCACTCTAACCACCATTGGGGAAACACCTCCTCCAGTCAAGGATGTAGAATTCCTCTTTGTGGTGTTTGACTTCTTAATCGGTGTTCTGATATTTGCCACCATTGTTGGTAATGTGGGCTCTATGATTTCAAATATGAATGCATCAAGAGCAGATTTTCAGTCTAAAATTGACTCTATAAAGCAATATATGCAATTTCGTAATGTATCAAAAGATCTAGAAGCCAGGGTAATAAAGTGGTTTGATTATCTGTGGACCAACAAAAAAACAATGGATGAAAAAGAAGTCCTTAAGAACCTACCagacaagctgaaagcagagattGCAATTAATGTCCATTTGGACACATTAAAGAAGGTTAGAATCTTTCAAGACTGTGAAGCTGGACTACTGGTGGAGTTGGTCCTGAAGCTAAGGCCTCAAGTATACAGCCCTGGTGACTATATTTGTCGAAAAGGGGACATTGGCCGGGAAATGTATATTATAAAAGAAGGTAAACTGGCTGTGGTGGCAGATGATGGTGTGACACAGTTTGTAGTCCTTAGTGATGGGAGTTATTTTGGAGAAATCAGCATACTGAACATCAAAGGAAGCAAATCAGGGAACAGAAGAACAGCTAACATTCGGAGTATTGGTTATTCTGATTTGTTCTGTTTATCTAAGGATGACTTAATGGAGGCTCTGACTGAGTACCCAGAGGCTAAGTCAGTGCTTGAAGAAAAGGGTAGACAGATCCTAATGAAAGACGGTCTAATTGATGAGGAGGCAGCGAAGGCTGGGTCAGATCCAAAGGACACagaagaaaaagtggagagactgGAAACTGCTTTTGACAGCTTGCAGACAAGGTTTGCCAGGTTACTCGCTGACTACAACTCCACACAACTAAAACTCAAACAAAGAATCACTAAAGTTGAGAAGAGGATACAGGAAAGGAATTTAGGCAATGACAACACGTCTGATGGGGCCGACAGCGCTCCAGAAACGGGCAGGGCCGAGGACAATGACAATGACAAATAA
- the CNGA3 gene encoding cyclic nucleotide-gated cation channel alpha-3 isoform X6: MFLTSLLSRDPSHTSDGFSHWVLAEFNVNNSNNTDEKKREVFVVDPASNYYYRWLSIISVPVLYNWCFLVCRACFDELQKNNIVMWMILDYSADAVYIMDTLVRFRTGFLEQGLLVKEAKKLKEYYTKTLQFKLDMLSLLPTDVAYFKVGFNYPELRFNRLLRFSRMFEFFDRTETRTNYPNMFRIGNLVLYILIIIHWNACIYFAISKAIGFGTDTWVYPNISHPEYGRLARKYIYSLYWSTLTLTTIGETPPPVKDVEFLFVVFDFLIGVLIFATIVGNVGSMISNMNASRADFQSKIDSIKQYMQFRNVSKDLEARVIKWFDYLWTNKKTMDEKEVLKNLPDKLKAEIAINVHLDTLKKVRIFQDCEAGLLVELVLKLRPQVYSPGDYICRKGDIGREMYIIKEGKLAVVADDGVTQFVVLSDGSYFGEISILNIKGSKSGNRRTANIRSIGYSDLFCLSKDDLMEALTEYPEAKSVLEEKGRQILMKDGLIDEEAAKAGSDPKDTEEKVERLETAFDSLQTRFARLLADYNSTQLKLKQRITKVEKRIQERNLGNDNTSDGADSAPETGRAEDNDNDK, from the exons ATGTTTTTGACCAGCTTGTTGTCTAGAGACCCTTCTCACACATCGGATGGATTCAG TCACTGGGTTCTTGCCGAGTTTAATGTCAACAACAGCAATAATACTGATGA AAAGAAAAGAGAAGTATTTGTAGTTGATCCAGCCAGTAACTATTACTACAGATGGTTGTCAATCATCTCTGTACCTGTGCTTTATAACTGGTGCTTTCTTGTGTGCAG AGCCTGTTTTGATGAACTTCAGAAAAATAACATAGTCATGTGGATGATACTGGATTACAGTGCAGATGCCGTATACATTATGGACACACTAGTAAGATTCAGAACAG GTTTCCTTGAACAAGGCTTGCTAGTGAAAGAAGCTAAGAAGTTAAAGGAATACTACACAAAGACTTTGCAGTTTAAACTAGATATGTTATCACTGTTGCCAACCGATGTAGCCTACTTCAAAGTGGGATTCAACTACCCAGAACTACGTTTCAACCGTTTATTACGCTTTTCAAGGATGTTTGAGTTTTTCGATCGCACGGAAACTAGAACCAATTACCCCAACATGTTCCGCATTGGGAACCTAGTTCTTTATATTCTGATTATCATACACTGGAATGCATGCATTTACTTTGCAATTTCTAAAGCCATTGGGTTTGGAACTGACACATGGGTCTATCCTAATATTTCCCATCCAGAATATGGTCGCCTTGCACGGAAATATATTTACAGTCTTTACTGGTCAACACTCACTCTAACCACCATTGGGGAAACACCTCCTCCAGTCAAGGATGTAGAATTCCTCTTTGTGGTGTTTGACTTCTTAATCGGTGTTCTGATATTTGCCACCATTGTTGGTAATGTGGGCTCTATGATTTCAAATATGAATGCATCAAGAGCAGATTTTCAGTCTAAAATTGACTCTATAAAGCAATATATGCAATTTCGTAATGTATCAAAAGATCTAGAAGCCAGGGTAATAAAGTGGTTTGATTATCTGTGGACCAACAAAAAAACAATGGATGAAAAAGAAGTCCTTAAGAACCTACCagacaagctgaaagcagagattGCAATTAATGTCCATTTGGACACATTAAAGAAGGTTAGAATCTTTCAAGACTGTGAAGCTGGACTACTGGTGGAGTTGGTCCTGAAGCTAAGGCCTCAAGTATACAGCCCTGGTGACTATATTTGTCGAAAAGGGGACATTGGCCGGGAAATGTATATTATAAAAGAAGGTAAACTGGCTGTGGTGGCAGATGATGGTGTGACACAGTTTGTAGTCCTTAGTGATGGGAGTTATTTTGGAGAAATCAGCATACTGAACATCAAAGGAAGCAAATCAGGGAACAGAAGAACAGCTAACATTCGGAGTATTGGTTATTCTGATTTGTTCTGTTTATCTAAGGATGACTTAATGGAGGCTCTGACTGAGTACCCAGAGGCTAAGTCAGTGCTTGAAGAAAAGGGTAGACAGATCCTAATGAAAGACGGTCTAATTGATGAGGAGGCAGCGAAGGCTGGGTCAGATCCAAAGGACACagaagaaaaagtggagagactgGAAACTGCTTTTGACAGCTTGCAGACAAGGTTTGCCAGGTTACTCGCTGACTACAACTCCACACAACTAAAACTCAAACAAAGAATCACTAAAGTTGAGAAGAGGATACAGGAAAGGAATTTAGGCAATGACAACACGTCTGATGGGGCCGACAGCGCTCCAGAAACGGGCAGGGCCGAGGACAATGACAATGACAAATAA
- the CNGA3 gene encoding cyclic nucleotide-gated cation channel alpha-3 isoform X4, with protein MFLTSLLSRDPSHTSDGFSHWVLAEFNVNNSNNTDDKKNDQNAANENKEQKKEEKKDAKNDDKKENEKKREVFVVDPASNYYYRWLSIISVPVLYNWCFLVCRACFDELQKNNIVMWMILDYSADAVYIMDTLVRFRTGFLEQGLLVKEAKKLKEYYTKTLQFKLDMLSLLPTDVAYFKVGFNYPELRFNRLLRFSRMFEFFDRTETRTNYPNMFRIGNLVLYILIIIHWNACIYFAISKAIGFGTDTWVYPNISHPEYGRLARKYIYSLYWSTLTLTTIGETPPPVKDVEFLFVVFDFLIGVLIFATIVGNVGSMISNMNASRADFQSKIDSIKQYMQFRNVSKDLEARVIKWFDYLWTNKKTMDEKEVLKNLPDKLKAEIAINVHLDTLKKVRIFQDCEAGLLVELVLKLRPQVYSPGDYICRKGDIGREMYIIKEGKLAVVADDGVTQFVVLSDGSYFGEISILNIKGSKSGNRRTANIRSIGYSDLFCLSKDDLMEALTEYPEAKSVLEEKGRQILMKDGLIDEEAAKAGSDPKDTEEKVERLETAFDSLQTRFARLLADYNSTQLKLKQRITKVEKRIQERNLGNDNTSDGADSAPETGRAEDNDNDK; from the exons ATGTTTTTGACCAGCTTGTTGTCTAGAGACCCTTCTCACACATCGGATGGATTCAG TCACTGGGTTCTTGCCGAGTTTAATGTCAACAACAGCAATAATACTGATGA CAAAAAGAATGATCAGAACGCTGCCAATGAGAACAAAgagcaaaaaaaagaagaaaaaaaggatgcaaaaaaTGATGATAAAAAGGAAAATGA AAAGAAAAGAGAAGTATTTGTAGTTGATCCAGCCAGTAACTATTACTACAGATGGTTGTCAATCATCTCTGTACCTGTGCTTTATAACTGGTGCTTTCTTGTGTGCAG AGCCTGTTTTGATGAACTTCAGAAAAATAACATAGTCATGTGGATGATACTGGATTACAGTGCAGATGCCGTATACATTATGGACACACTAGTAAGATTCAGAACAG GTTTCCTTGAACAAGGCTTGCTAGTGAAAGAAGCTAAGAAGTTAAAGGAATACTACACAAAGACTTTGCAGTTTAAACTAGATATGTTATCACTGTTGCCAACCGATGTAGCCTACTTCAAAGTGGGATTCAACTACCCAGAACTACGTTTCAACCGTTTATTACGCTTTTCAAGGATGTTTGAGTTTTTCGATCGCACGGAAACTAGAACCAATTACCCCAACATGTTCCGCATTGGGAACCTAGTTCTTTATATTCTGATTATCATACACTGGAATGCATGCATTTACTTTGCAATTTCTAAAGCCATTGGGTTTGGAACTGACACATGGGTCTATCCTAATATTTCCCATCCAGAATATGGTCGCCTTGCACGGAAATATATTTACAGTCTTTACTGGTCAACACTCACTCTAACCACCATTGGGGAAACACCTCCTCCAGTCAAGGATGTAGAATTCCTCTTTGTGGTGTTTGACTTCTTAATCGGTGTTCTGATATTTGCCACCATTGTTGGTAATGTGGGCTCTATGATTTCAAATATGAATGCATCAAGAGCAGATTTTCAGTCTAAAATTGACTCTATAAAGCAATATATGCAATTTCGTAATGTATCAAAAGATCTAGAAGCCAGGGTAATAAAGTGGTTTGATTATCTGTGGACCAACAAAAAAACAATGGATGAAAAAGAAGTCCTTAAGAACCTACCagacaagctgaaagcagagattGCAATTAATGTCCATTTGGACACATTAAAGAAGGTTAGAATCTTTCAAGACTGTGAAGCTGGACTACTGGTGGAGTTGGTCCTGAAGCTAAGGCCTCAAGTATACAGCCCTGGTGACTATATTTGTCGAAAAGGGGACATTGGCCGGGAAATGTATATTATAAAAGAAGGTAAACTGGCTGTGGTGGCAGATGATGGTGTGACACAGTTTGTAGTCCTTAGTGATGGGAGTTATTTTGGAGAAATCAGCATACTGAACATCAAAGGAAGCAAATCAGGGAACAGAAGAACAGCTAACATTCGGAGTATTGGTTATTCTGATTTGTTCTGTTTATCTAAGGATGACTTAATGGAGGCTCTGACTGAGTACCCAGAGGCTAAGTCAGTGCTTGAAGAAAAGGGTAGACAGATCCTAATGAAAGACGGTCTAATTGATGAGGAGGCAGCGAAGGCTGGGTCAGATCCAAAGGACACagaagaaaaagtggagagactgGAAACTGCTTTTGACAGCTTGCAGACAAGGTTTGCCAGGTTACTCGCTGACTACAACTCCACACAACTAAAACTCAAACAAAGAATCACTAAAGTTGAGAAGAGGATACAGGAAAGGAATTTAGGCAATGACAACACGTCTGATGGGGCCGACAGCGCTCCAGAAACGGGCAGGGCCGAGGACAATGACAATGACAAATAA